A genomic stretch from Vulpes lagopus strain Blue_001 chromosome 11, ASM1834538v1, whole genome shotgun sequence includes:
- the CDC42BPG gene encoding serine/threonine-protein kinase MRCK gamma isoform X1 — protein sequence MERRLRALERLARGEAGGGPGLDGLLDLLLGLHHELSSAPLRRERNVAQFLSWASPFVAKVKELRLQRDDFEILKVIGRGAFGEVAVVRQRDSGQIFAMKMLHKWEMLKRAETACFREERDVLVKGDSRWVTALHYAFQDEEFLYLVMDYYAGGDLLTLLSRFEDRLPPELAQFYLAEMVLAIHSLHQLGYVHRDVKPDNVLLDMNGHIRLADFGSCLRLNSSGMVDSSVAVGTPDYISPEILQAMEEGKGHYGPQCDWWSLGVCAYELLFGETPFYAESLVETYGKIMNHEDHLQFPSDVPDVPATAQDLIRRLLCRQEERLGRGGLDDFRNHPFFEGVDWERLATSTAPYIPELRGPMDTSNFDVDDDTLNQPGTLPPPSHGAFSGHHLPFVGFTYTSSSPGPESSSEQLAALEQKLHCLEQEKMELSRKLQEALQVSSDHWELERLRKEVQTLQGRLSETPRDGEAEMDGSSPGQDCNLWQERDRLVQELAEAQAGLRAQSQELCRAQERQEELLQRLQEAQEREAATASQTQALSSQLEEAQDTSRKLQAQVTTLCREVTQLQRQWEQSLEKESFRVKTIHMASETNGTGLPEGGPQEAQLRKEVAALRMQLEAAHSHGLSGKEEALCWLQEENRRLSLEQERLVEELEREQQSKQQLEGERRETESNWEAQIADILSWVNDEKVSRGYLQALATKMAEELESIRNVGTQTLPARPLDHQWKARRLQKMEASARLELQSALEAEIRAKQSLQEQLTHMQEAQLQAESRLQEAQKQSQGLQQELAALREELAARGPGDAKSSNSLIPFRSLWSSEKDSSKDPGISGEDLRPSVEPELRPEGRRSLRLGAVFPRVPAAPTTPAEGPPAKPGSHALRPRSFPSPTKCLLCTSLMLGLGRQGLGCDACGYFCHSACVPQAPPCPVPPDHLRTALGVHPETGTGTAYEGFLSVPRPSGVRRGWQRVFAALSDSRLLLFDAPDPRLSPASGALLQALDLRDPQFSATPVLASDVIHAQTRDLPRIFRVTASQLMVPPAVCTVLLLAESEAERERWLQVLGELQRLLLDSRPRPRPVYTLKEAYDNGLPLLPHALCAAIIDQERLALGTEEGLFVIHLHSNDIFQVGECRRVQRLAVSPMAGLLVVLCGRGPSVRLFALAKLESAEVVGAKIPESRGCQALAAGRILQARTPVLCVAVKRQVLCYQLGPGPGPWQRRIRELQAPAPVQSLGLLGDRLCVGAAGAFALYPLLNEAAPLPLGASLVPEELPASRGGLGEALGAVELSLSEFLLLFTTAGVYVDSAGRKSRVHELLWPAVPTGWGYAAPYLTVFSENSIDVFDVRKTEWVQTVPLKKVRPLNPEGSLFLFGTEKVRLTYLRNRLAEKDEFDIPDLTDNSRRQLFRTKSKRHFSFRVSEEQRQQRRREMLKDPFVRSKLISPPTNFNHLVHVGPTDGKPGARTQPPAPEGKGRGSRGSGPQRPHSFSEASRRPASVGSDGLAGDADARKRKPWTSLSSESVSCPQGPLSPADSLIQQGTWHMGRRPQKGNSLEARPEVKGSGEGTVHSGRGPRRSWEGSHSPSGHFSTATPTLATPGCWEPWNLPFSFTPSGSCACHPVSPTPTPCRPPPLLGILSLTSRPPSRLCANSTFSKDHLSAWQPPASLGPTPCSLHPSLSVLMC from the exons ATGGAGCGGCGGCTGCGCGCACTGGAGCGGCTGGCGCGGGGCGAGGCCGGCGGTGGCCCCGGGCTCGACGGCCTCCTGGATCTGCTGCTGGGGCTGCACCACGAACTCAGCAGCGCCCCCCTCCGGCGGGAGCGCAACGTGGCGCAGTTCCTGAGCTGGG CTAGCCCCTTCGTAGCGAAGGTCAAAGAGCTGAGGCTACAGAGAGATGACTTCGAGATCTTGAAGGTGATCGGCCGAGGGGCATTTGGGGAG GTTGCCGTGGTGAGGCAAAGGGACAGTGGGCAGATTTTTGCCATGAAGATGCTGCACAAGTGGGAGATGCTGAAGAGGGCCGAG ACTGCCTGTTTCCGGGAGGAGCGGGATGTTCTGGTGAAGGGGGACAGCCGCTGGGTGACTGCTCTGCATTATGCCTTCCAAGACGAGGAGTTCCTG TACCTGGTGATGGACTACTATGCCGGTGGGGACCTCCTCACTCTGTTGAGCCGCTTTGAGGACCGCCTCCCACCCGAGCTGGCCCAGTTCTACCTGGCTGAGATGGTGCTGGCCATCCACTCTTTGCACCAGCTGGGTTACGTCCACAG GGACGTCAAGCCAGACAATGTCCTGCTGGACATGAATGGTCACATCCGCTTGGCTGACTTTGGTTCCTGCCTCCGTCTCAACAGTAGTGGTATG GTGGATTCGTCAGTGGCAGTAGGGACACCAGACTACATATCTCCGGAGATCCTGCAGGCCATGGAGGAGGGCAAGGGCCACTATGGTCCACAGTGTGACTGGTGGTCACTGGGAGTCTGTGCCTATGAGCTGCTCTTTGGGGAGACGCCCTTCTATGCTGAATCCTTGGTGGAAACCTACGGCAAGATCATGAACCATGAG GACCACCTACAGTTTCCCTCGGATGTGCCTGACGTGCCAGCCACTGCCCAAGACCTGATCCGCCGGCTGCTGTGTCGCCAGGAGGAGCGTCTGGGCCGTGGAGGGCTGGACGACTTCCGGAACCACCCCTTCTTTGAAGGTGTGGACTGGGAGCGGCTGGCAACCAGCACGGCCCCCTACATCCCTGAGCTGCGCGGGCCCATGGACACTTCCAACTTCGATGTGGACGATGACACTCTCAACCAGCCG GGgaccctcccaccaccctcccaTGGGGCCTTCTCTGGCCACCACTTGCCATTCGTGGGCTTTACCTACACCTCCAGCAG TCCGGGCCCTGAGAGCAGCTCTGAGCAGTTGGCTGCCCTAGAGCAGAAGCTCCATTGTCTGGAACAGGAGAAGATGGAGCTGAGCCGGAAGCTCCAAG AGGCCCTGCAGGTCTCCTCAGACCACTGGGAGCTGGAACGGCTACGGAAGGAAGTACAGACTCTACAGGGCAGGCTGTCAG AGACACCAAGGGATGGTGAGGCCGAGATGGATGGCAGCAGCCCAGGCCAGGACTGCAACCTATGGCAGGAGAGAGACCGGCTTGTCCAG GAGCTGGCCGAGGCTCAGGCAGGGCTGCGGGCGCAGTCACAGGAGCTATGCAGAGCCCAGGAGCGGCAGGAGGAGCTGCTCCAGAGGCTGCAGGAGgcccaggagagagaggcagccaCAGCCAGCCAGACCCAGGCCCTGAGCTCACAGCTGGAGGAAGCCCAGGATACCAGCAGAAAG TTGCAGGCCCAGGTGACCACACTTTGCCGGGAGGTGACACAGCTCCAGAGACAGTGGGAGCAAAGTCTTGAGAAGGAATCTTTCCGAGTCAAG ACCATCCACATGGCCTCTGAGACCAATGGCACGGGGTTGCCTGAGGGTGGGCCGCAGGAAGCACAGCTGAGGAAGGAGGTAGCTGCCCTTCGCATGCAGCTGGAGGCAGCCCACAGCCATGG GCTGAGTGGGAAGGAGGAGGCTCTGTGCTGGCTCCAGGAAGAGAACCGACGGCTGAGCCTGGAGCAGGAGCGG CTGGTGGAAGAGCTGGAGCGGGAGCAGCAGAGCAAGCAGCAGCTGGAGGGCGAGCGGCGAGAGACGGAGAGCAACTGGGAAGCCCAGATCGCTGACATCCTTAGCTG GGTGAACGATGAGAAGGTCTCAAGAGGCTACCTGCAGGCCCTGGCCACCAAGATGGCCGAGGAGCTGGAGTCTATACGGAACGTGGGCACCCAGACACTCCCTGCCCGACCACTT GACCACCAGTGGAAGGCCCGGCGGCTGCAGAAGATGGAGGCCTCAGCCAGGCTGGAGTTGCAGTCGGCCTTAGAGGCCGAGATCCGGGCCAAGCAGAGCCTGCAGGAGCAGCTGACACACATGCAAGAGGCCCAGCTGCAGGCCGAGAG CCGTTTGCAGGAGGcccagaagcagagccagggCCTGCAGCAGGAGCTGGCTGCGTTGCGGGAGGAGCTGGCGGCCCGTGGGCCAGGGG ACGCTAAGTCCTCAAACTCCCTGATACCCTTCCGGTCCCTCTGGAGCTCAGAG AAGGATTCCAGCAAAGACCCTGGCATCTCAGGAGAGGACCTgaggcccagtgtggagccagagCTGAGGCCAGAGGGCCGCCGCAGCCTGCGCCTGGGG GCTGTGTTCCCCAGAGTGCCTGCGGCTCCCACCACCCCAGCAGAAGGACCCCCTGCAAAG cctggcTCACACGCGCTGCGGCCCCGGAGCTTCCCGTCCCCTACCAAGTGCCTCCTCTGCACCTCGCTGATGCTGGGCCTGGGCCGCCAGGGCCTGGGCTGTGATG CCTGTGGCTACTTCTGTCACTCCGCCTGCgtcccccaggccccgccctgTCCCGTGCCCCCTGACCACCTCCGCACAGCCCTGGGTGTACACCCCGAAACGGGCACAGGCACTGCCTACGAGGGCTTCCTGTCG gtgccccggccCTCGGGCGTGCGGCGCGGCTGGCAGCGGGTGTTTGCTGCCCTCAGCGACTCTCGCCTGCTGCTGTTTGACGCCCCAGACCCACGACTCAGCCCAGCCAGTGGGGCACTCCTGCAGGCACTGGATCTAAG GGACCCCCAATTCTCAGCCACCCCTGTCCTGGCCTCTGATGTTATTCACGCCCAGACCAGGGACCTGCCACGCATCTTTAGG GTAACAGCCTCCCAGCTGATGGTCCCCCCCGCTGTGTGCACTGTGCTGCTGCTGGCAGAGAGCGAGGCCGAGCGGGAGCGCTGGCTGCAGGTGCTGGGCGAGCTGCAGAGGCTGCTGCTGGACTCACGGCCAAGGCCCCGTCCTGTGTACACCCTGAAGGAAGCCTATGACAAcgggctgcccctgctgccccacGCGCTCTGCGCTGCCATCATCG ACCAGGAACGGCTTGCTCTGGGCACCGAGGAGGGGCTATTTGTGATCCACCTGCATAGCAATG ACATCTTCCAGGTCGGCGAGTGCCGGCGGGTACAGCGGCTGGCTGTGAGCCCCATGGCAGGCCTTCTGGTCGTACTGTGTGGCCGTGGCCCCAGCGTGCGCCTCTTCGCCCTGGCCAAGCTGGAGAGTGCGGAGGTGGTGGGTGCCAAGATCCCCGAGTCTCGAGGCTGCCAGGCGCTGGCAGCCGGGCGCATCCTGCAGGCCCGCACCCCTGTGCTCTGTGTAGCTGTCAAGCGCCAGGTGCTCTGCTACCAGCTCGGCCCAGGACCAGGGCCCTGGCAGCGCCGCATCCGTGAGCTACAGGCACCCGCACCTGTGCAgagcctggggctgctgggcgACCGGCTGTGCGTGGGAGCCGCCGGTGCCTTTGCCCTCTACCCACTGCTCAATGAGGCTGCGCCCTTACCGCTGGGGGCCAGTCTGGTGCCTGAGGAGCTGCCAGCATCCCGTGGGGGCCTGGGCGAGGCTCTGGGCGCTGTGGAGCTCAGCCTCAGTGAGTTCTTGCTACTCTTCACCACTGCGGGGGTCTATGTGGACAGCGCCGGCCGCAAGTCTCGAGTCCATGAGTTGCTGTGGCCAGCAGTGCCCACAGGCTGGG GTTATGCAGCCCCCTACCTGACAGTATTCAGCGAGAATTCTATCGATGTGTTTGACGTAAGGAAAACAGAATGGGTCCAGACGGTGCCACTCAAGAAG GTGCGACCCCTAAACCCGGAGGGCTCCCTGTTCCTCTTTGGCACGGAGAAGGTCCGCCTGACCTACCTCAGGAACCGGCTGGCAG AGAAGGACGAGTTCGACATCCCCGACCTCACTGACAACAGCCGGCGCCAGCTGTTCCGCACCAAGAGCAAACGCCACTTCTCCTTCCGCGTGTCGGAGGAGCAGCGGCAACAGCGGCGCAG GGAGATGCTGAAGGACCCCTTTGTGCGCTCCAAGCTCATCTCACCGCCCACCAACTTCAACCACTTGGTGCACGTGGGCCCCACGGACGGGAAGCCGGGCGCCAGGACCCAGCCCCCG GCTCCAGAAGGGAAGGGCCGTGGTAGCCGCGGCTCTGGCCCGCAGCGTCCCCACAGCTTCTCGGAGGCCTCGCGGCGCCCAGCCTCCGTGGGCAGCGACGGGCTCGCTGGTGACGCGGACGCCA ggaaGAGGAAGCCTTGGACATCTCTGTCCAGCGAGTCTGTGTCTTGCCCCCAGGGACCTCTGAGCCCGGCAGACTCCCTGATACAG CAGGGTACCTGGCACATGGGGAGAAGGCCACAGAAGGGGAACTCTTTAGAGGCCCGGCCTGAGGTGAAAGGATCAGGGGAGGGCACAGTCCACTCTGGGAGGGGACCTAGGAGGAGCTGGGAAGGCTCCCATTCACCCTCTGGCCACTTCTCCACTGCCACCCCCACTTTAGCCACACCAGGCTGCTGGGAGCCCTGGAACTTGCCATTTTCTTTCACACCTTCAGGTTCTTGCGCCTGCCAtcctgtgtcccccacccccaccccgtgtcgtcccccacccctgcttggaATCCTCTCCTTAACATCCAGGCCACCTTCAAGGCTTTGCGCTAATAGCACTTTTTCCAAAGATCACCTAAGTGCCTGGCAGCCACCAGCTTCTTTAGGGCCCACGCCCTGCTCCCTCCACCCATCCTTGTCAGTCCTTATGTGCTAG
- the CDC42BPG gene encoding serine/threonine-protein kinase MRCK gamma isoform X5, whose translation MKMLHKWEMLKRAETACFREERDVLVKGDSRWVTALHYAFQDEEFLYLVMDYYAGGDLLTLLSRFEDRLPPELAQFYLAEMVLAIHSLHQLGYVHRDVKPDNVLLDMNGHIRLADFGSCLRLNSSGMVDSSVAVGTPDYISPEILQAMEEGKGHYGPQCDWWSLGVCAYELLFGETPFYAESLVETYGKIMNHEDHLQFPSDVPDVPATAQDLIRRLLCRQEERLGRGGLDDFRNHPFFEGVDWERLATSTAPYIPELRGPMDTSNFDVDDDTLNQPGTLPPPSHGAFSGHHLPFVGFTYTSSSPGPESSSEQLAALEQKLHCLEQEKMELSRKLQEALQVSSDHWELERLRKEVQTLQGRLSETPRDGEAEMDGSSPGQDCNLWQERDRLVQELAEAQAGLRAQSQELCRAQERQEELLQRLQEAQEREAATASQTQALSSQLEEAQDTSRKLQAQVTTLCREVTQLQRQWEQSLEKESFRVKTIHMASETNGTGLPEGGPQEAQLRKEVAALRMQLEAAHSHGLSGKEEALCWLQEENRRLSLEQERLVEELEREQQSKQQLEGERRETESNWEAQIADILSWVNDEKVSRGYLQALATKMAEELESIRNVGTQTLPARPLDHQWKARRLQKMEASARLELQSALEAEIRAKQSLQEQLTHMQEAQLQAESRLQEAQKQSQGLQQELAALREELAARGPGDAKSSNSLIPFRSLWSSEKDSSKDPGISGEDLRPSVEPELRPEGRRSLRLGAVFPRVPAAPTTPAEGPPAKPGSHALRPRSFPSPTKCLLCTSLMLGLGRQGLGCDACGYFCHSACVPQAPPCPVPPDHLRTALGVHPETGTGTAYEGFLSVPRPSGVRRGWQRVFAALSDSRLLLFDAPDPRLSPASGALLQALDLRDPQFSATPVLASDVIHAQTRDLPRIFRVTASQLMVPPAVCTVLLLAESEAERERWLQVLGELQRLLLDSRPRPRPVYTLKEAYDNGLPLLPHALCAAIIDQERLALGTEEGLFVIHLHSNDIFQVGECRRVQRLAVSPMAGLLVVLCGRGPSVRLFALAKLESAEVVGAKIPESRGCQALAAGRILQARTPVLCVAVKRQVLCYQLGPGPGPWQRRIRELQAPAPVQSLGLLGDRLCVGAAGAFALYPLLNEAAPLPLGASLVPEELPASRGGLGEALGAVELSLSEFLLLFTTAGVYVDSAGRKSRVHELLWPAVPTGWGYAAPYLTVFSENSIDVFDVRKTEWVQTVPLKKVRPLNPEGSLFLFGTEKVRLTYLRNRLAEKDEFDIPDLTDNSRRQLFRTKSKRHFSFRVSEEQRQQRRREMLKDPFVRSKLISPPTNFNHLVHVGPTDGKPGARTQPPAPEGKGRGSRGSGPQRPHSFSEASRRPASVGSDGLAGDADARKRKPWTSLSSESVSCPQGPLSPADSLIQQGTWHMGRRPQKGNSLEARPEVKGSGEGTVHSGRGPRRSWEGSHSPSGHFSTATPTLATPGCWEPWNLPFSFTPSGSCACHPVSPTPTPCRPPPLLGILSLTSRPPSRLCANSTFSKDHLSAWQPPASLGPTPCSLHPSLSVLMC comes from the exons ATGAAGATGCTGCACAAGTGGGAGATGCTGAAGAGGGCCGAG ACTGCCTGTTTCCGGGAGGAGCGGGATGTTCTGGTGAAGGGGGACAGCCGCTGGGTGACTGCTCTGCATTATGCCTTCCAAGACGAGGAGTTCCTG TACCTGGTGATGGACTACTATGCCGGTGGGGACCTCCTCACTCTGTTGAGCCGCTTTGAGGACCGCCTCCCACCCGAGCTGGCCCAGTTCTACCTGGCTGAGATGGTGCTGGCCATCCACTCTTTGCACCAGCTGGGTTACGTCCACAG GGACGTCAAGCCAGACAATGTCCTGCTGGACATGAATGGTCACATCCGCTTGGCTGACTTTGGTTCCTGCCTCCGTCTCAACAGTAGTGGTATG GTGGATTCGTCAGTGGCAGTAGGGACACCAGACTACATATCTCCGGAGATCCTGCAGGCCATGGAGGAGGGCAAGGGCCACTATGGTCCACAGTGTGACTGGTGGTCACTGGGAGTCTGTGCCTATGAGCTGCTCTTTGGGGAGACGCCCTTCTATGCTGAATCCTTGGTGGAAACCTACGGCAAGATCATGAACCATGAG GACCACCTACAGTTTCCCTCGGATGTGCCTGACGTGCCAGCCACTGCCCAAGACCTGATCCGCCGGCTGCTGTGTCGCCAGGAGGAGCGTCTGGGCCGTGGAGGGCTGGACGACTTCCGGAACCACCCCTTCTTTGAAGGTGTGGACTGGGAGCGGCTGGCAACCAGCACGGCCCCCTACATCCCTGAGCTGCGCGGGCCCATGGACACTTCCAACTTCGATGTGGACGATGACACTCTCAACCAGCCG GGgaccctcccaccaccctcccaTGGGGCCTTCTCTGGCCACCACTTGCCATTCGTGGGCTTTACCTACACCTCCAGCAG TCCGGGCCCTGAGAGCAGCTCTGAGCAGTTGGCTGCCCTAGAGCAGAAGCTCCATTGTCTGGAACAGGAGAAGATGGAGCTGAGCCGGAAGCTCCAAG AGGCCCTGCAGGTCTCCTCAGACCACTGGGAGCTGGAACGGCTACGGAAGGAAGTACAGACTCTACAGGGCAGGCTGTCAG AGACACCAAGGGATGGTGAGGCCGAGATGGATGGCAGCAGCCCAGGCCAGGACTGCAACCTATGGCAGGAGAGAGACCGGCTTGTCCAG GAGCTGGCCGAGGCTCAGGCAGGGCTGCGGGCGCAGTCACAGGAGCTATGCAGAGCCCAGGAGCGGCAGGAGGAGCTGCTCCAGAGGCTGCAGGAGgcccaggagagagaggcagccaCAGCCAGCCAGACCCAGGCCCTGAGCTCACAGCTGGAGGAAGCCCAGGATACCAGCAGAAAG TTGCAGGCCCAGGTGACCACACTTTGCCGGGAGGTGACACAGCTCCAGAGACAGTGGGAGCAAAGTCTTGAGAAGGAATCTTTCCGAGTCAAG ACCATCCACATGGCCTCTGAGACCAATGGCACGGGGTTGCCTGAGGGTGGGCCGCAGGAAGCACAGCTGAGGAAGGAGGTAGCTGCCCTTCGCATGCAGCTGGAGGCAGCCCACAGCCATGG GCTGAGTGGGAAGGAGGAGGCTCTGTGCTGGCTCCAGGAAGAGAACCGACGGCTGAGCCTGGAGCAGGAGCGG CTGGTGGAAGAGCTGGAGCGGGAGCAGCAGAGCAAGCAGCAGCTGGAGGGCGAGCGGCGAGAGACGGAGAGCAACTGGGAAGCCCAGATCGCTGACATCCTTAGCTG GGTGAACGATGAGAAGGTCTCAAGAGGCTACCTGCAGGCCCTGGCCACCAAGATGGCCGAGGAGCTGGAGTCTATACGGAACGTGGGCACCCAGACACTCCCTGCCCGACCACTT GACCACCAGTGGAAGGCCCGGCGGCTGCAGAAGATGGAGGCCTCAGCCAGGCTGGAGTTGCAGTCGGCCTTAGAGGCCGAGATCCGGGCCAAGCAGAGCCTGCAGGAGCAGCTGACACACATGCAAGAGGCCCAGCTGCAGGCCGAGAG CCGTTTGCAGGAGGcccagaagcagagccagggCCTGCAGCAGGAGCTGGCTGCGTTGCGGGAGGAGCTGGCGGCCCGTGGGCCAGGGG ACGCTAAGTCCTCAAACTCCCTGATACCCTTCCGGTCCCTCTGGAGCTCAGAG AAGGATTCCAGCAAAGACCCTGGCATCTCAGGAGAGGACCTgaggcccagtgtggagccagagCTGAGGCCAGAGGGCCGCCGCAGCCTGCGCCTGGGG GCTGTGTTCCCCAGAGTGCCTGCGGCTCCCACCACCCCAGCAGAAGGACCCCCTGCAAAG cctggcTCACACGCGCTGCGGCCCCGGAGCTTCCCGTCCCCTACCAAGTGCCTCCTCTGCACCTCGCTGATGCTGGGCCTGGGCCGCCAGGGCCTGGGCTGTGATG CCTGTGGCTACTTCTGTCACTCCGCCTGCgtcccccaggccccgccctgTCCCGTGCCCCCTGACCACCTCCGCACAGCCCTGGGTGTACACCCCGAAACGGGCACAGGCACTGCCTACGAGGGCTTCCTGTCG gtgccccggccCTCGGGCGTGCGGCGCGGCTGGCAGCGGGTGTTTGCTGCCCTCAGCGACTCTCGCCTGCTGCTGTTTGACGCCCCAGACCCACGACTCAGCCCAGCCAGTGGGGCACTCCTGCAGGCACTGGATCTAAG GGACCCCCAATTCTCAGCCACCCCTGTCCTGGCCTCTGATGTTATTCACGCCCAGACCAGGGACCTGCCACGCATCTTTAGG GTAACAGCCTCCCAGCTGATGGTCCCCCCCGCTGTGTGCACTGTGCTGCTGCTGGCAGAGAGCGAGGCCGAGCGGGAGCGCTGGCTGCAGGTGCTGGGCGAGCTGCAGAGGCTGCTGCTGGACTCACGGCCAAGGCCCCGTCCTGTGTACACCCTGAAGGAAGCCTATGACAAcgggctgcccctgctgccccacGCGCTCTGCGCTGCCATCATCG ACCAGGAACGGCTTGCTCTGGGCACCGAGGAGGGGCTATTTGTGATCCACCTGCATAGCAATG ACATCTTCCAGGTCGGCGAGTGCCGGCGGGTACAGCGGCTGGCTGTGAGCCCCATGGCAGGCCTTCTGGTCGTACTGTGTGGCCGTGGCCCCAGCGTGCGCCTCTTCGCCCTGGCCAAGCTGGAGAGTGCGGAGGTGGTGGGTGCCAAGATCCCCGAGTCTCGAGGCTGCCAGGCGCTGGCAGCCGGGCGCATCCTGCAGGCCCGCACCCCTGTGCTCTGTGTAGCTGTCAAGCGCCAGGTGCTCTGCTACCAGCTCGGCCCAGGACCAGGGCCCTGGCAGCGCCGCATCCGTGAGCTACAGGCACCCGCACCTGTGCAgagcctggggctgctgggcgACCGGCTGTGCGTGGGAGCCGCCGGTGCCTTTGCCCTCTACCCACTGCTCAATGAGGCTGCGCCCTTACCGCTGGGGGCCAGTCTGGTGCCTGAGGAGCTGCCAGCATCCCGTGGGGGCCTGGGCGAGGCTCTGGGCGCTGTGGAGCTCAGCCTCAGTGAGTTCTTGCTACTCTTCACCACTGCGGGGGTCTATGTGGACAGCGCCGGCCGCAAGTCTCGAGTCCATGAGTTGCTGTGGCCAGCAGTGCCCACAGGCTGGG GTTATGCAGCCCCCTACCTGACAGTATTCAGCGAGAATTCTATCGATGTGTTTGACGTAAGGAAAACAGAATGGGTCCAGACGGTGCCACTCAAGAAG GTGCGACCCCTAAACCCGGAGGGCTCCCTGTTCCTCTTTGGCACGGAGAAGGTCCGCCTGACCTACCTCAGGAACCGGCTGGCAG AGAAGGACGAGTTCGACATCCCCGACCTCACTGACAACAGCCGGCGCCAGCTGTTCCGCACCAAGAGCAAACGCCACTTCTCCTTCCGCGTGTCGGAGGAGCAGCGGCAACAGCGGCGCAG GGAGATGCTGAAGGACCCCTTTGTGCGCTCCAAGCTCATCTCACCGCCCACCAACTTCAACCACTTGGTGCACGTGGGCCCCACGGACGGGAAGCCGGGCGCCAGGACCCAGCCCCCG GCTCCAGAAGGGAAGGGCCGTGGTAGCCGCGGCTCTGGCCCGCAGCGTCCCCACAGCTTCTCGGAGGCCTCGCGGCGCCCAGCCTCCGTGGGCAGCGACGGGCTCGCTGGTGACGCGGACGCCA ggaaGAGGAAGCCTTGGACATCTCTGTCCAGCGAGTCTGTGTCTTGCCCCCAGGGACCTCTGAGCCCGGCAGACTCCCTGATACAG CAGGGTACCTGGCACATGGGGAGAAGGCCACAGAAGGGGAACTCTTTAGAGGCCCGGCCTGAGGTGAAAGGATCAGGGGAGGGCACAGTCCACTCTGGGAGGGGACCTAGGAGGAGCTGGGAAGGCTCCCATTCACCCTCTGGCCACTTCTCCACTGCCACCCCCACTTTAGCCACACCAGGCTGCTGGGAGCCCTGGAACTTGCCATTTTCTTTCACACCTTCAGGTTCTTGCGCCTGCCAtcctgtgtcccccacccccaccccgtgtcgtcccccacccctgcttggaATCCTCTCCTTAACATCCAGGCCACCTTCAAGGCTTTGCGCTAATAGCACTTTTTCCAAAGATCACCTAAGTGCCTGGCAGCCACCAGCTTCTTTAGGGCCCACGCCCTGCTCCCTCCACCCATCCTTGTCAGTCCTTATGTGCTAG